CGGACATTTTAGCCTCTGaagatggatttttttttatgtaaatatCAATATGCTGTGTAAAAGTTTCCATTTTTAAtgtaaagtttgattttttgaTGTAAAGTTTGAatctttattaataaaaatttgtttttgtttctgttATTATGGTGCTTCTTCCTCCTTTCACCTCTGATTTGCTGATGGGTGTGGAGTTGGTGGTTGTAGCGTATTGTATGAGAGGAAAAGTGAGTGATGGGACTGTGGTTAGTGGCAGTGGTCAGGTGAGGAATTGAATAACCGTTGGATCAGAAATTGAAATCAATGGCCCAGATTGAAAGTTCTCTTATGAATAGTGATTTCATGTCCCTCTTTTAAGATGTAGTAGATAATGAGGCTAAGATGGAGTGCAAGTTAGGATATATGAAAAAATGGATAAGCAAAGAGCTACATAATTCAATTAAGTGATCCTACTTTTCAAGGCACAACAGAGTAATCAATTTAACGATTAAAACTTTTCTCCATTCTAATTTTCAACacgtttttaattttttttctttcaaataaaGCATTTAAGCAATTTTACCACAAAATTCTAATacatctatttttttctttttcagtagCACCTCGTTGCCTCAATTTTACAATTTGCACATCTAAGAGGGAAGGTAAACTGGTAAAgcacattttctatttttttattttaaaaaaataaaaacgagGGGATGGTGTCAAAGGTTAATACATGGAAGGAAAACAATCGGGTTCAAAACATATTTAGTGAAAACTTACATTTACTTTACCCCAATGAGAGTAAGGAGTATTCAAACTTGCGACCAGCCAGGTACAAGACCATATCATGCTCCACTTGAACAACctcttaagttttttttttttcttcttcttttttctatttaatGCTCACTATTCAATTCATTTAGATCACCTGTCATATTAGTAAGTCACCAAAGTAAGACACCAGGAAAGATATATAATTATGAAGGGTGGGCTGCTAGCTAGACATAGTTACATCACCACGATTACGTATTTATAGGGATAAATAAAACTAATtgcttttattaattataattataaaaaactGATCATAGGATTAGTTGGGAAAATATTCAAATACCATATAATTGATGTATTTGTCTTAATCTTATGGATATTTGTTCCAAATTTTGGAAGAAGGAAAGCTAGTAACTACATACAAACCTCAATGACCCCGCATCTAAAAGTATGGAAAAGATGTGTTCATACTCCAGCTACATCATCACATGGtcagagataagaagaaaaataataataaatgaatgATATGGTGAATaaataaagaagagaaaaataaaagaaaaatgagtgaaaatgatataaaaaagtaaagtgtgaataaatcaaaacccaaaaaatatagacagaaaaaaaatgataaatacgACATATTCTTCCATGTGTTTATAAATTAGGTTAATAAGTAAATTAGATACCTAATTATAAATATGCAAAAGACATGCCCCTGCGCACTAATGACTTACCAGTTGGAAAGGAATATATTATCCTGGCTCATGACCGATCGATCACCATAAAAACCGAGACGCATCAAACTAAAATGTGACAAACAAAGGCTGCACACATGCTAGGAAATTCCATCTAAGGGACTTTCCATCAGAGACAACCGCCATGGATACTAAACCTAAAAACATAGAGTCTATAATTGATTTACATAATATGTTCTTCATTATAGAATTTTCACTTTAGTTCTATTGAGTCTCAAGAGTTCTCTCCCAAGCATTTGTATTCACTTAAGCGTCAAAGTAATATCTCAGATACCTACCTCATTATCGAGAAATCATTAGTACCACCATCATCTATGGGACACTCATGACTCACCACTACACGCCGTCATCAGCTCTAAGTGAGagtcttatatatatatatataaaagcaagtGAGAGTCTTATATGATTCACAAGACCGAACGGGTCACAATAATAATGGAAAACCTTCATATACTCTTTTAAAAAACTTATATTCTAACTCATATTTTGTGACGAGTTAAGTGATGGACTTATTTAGTGGGAGAAAATTTTATCACAAAATTCAAAACTAGTTTAGTAGCTAAGATATTTGTgagaaaattaatgaattaaGGAAATTTCACGCGAAAAAGAAAGTTGGGCCAAAGAATCCACCACACAATTACCAGAACGATGAATTAAGGAAAAATCCACAAATAAGAACGTCCCACAAAATGCTTCTTCCAGACCTCAAACAGAAGCATGCAATCAGGCTCGACACAAACCCTCTAGAGACAATGGTCAAAAGTCAAAAAGAGAGACCACTAAATGCCTCCGTGATCACAAAGAATATAATTTGGCCTCCATGGCATCAAACGAAGGCGAAGCAATAAACTCTCCACATCTATCTCGGCAACAAAACCATGTGTGTGTTGTTACTTTGTTTGGACTATATAAGGATATAAAAGATTAGTATTATGAACAAGTGTTTCAAAGGTTATAGCTAATGGATAAATGTTGTAAAtcgttttatattatattctaatatGTTTCATCACGCAAGTTAGACTCTACTTGTGTTTGAAGGATGATTGGATGAACAATGCATACGTCCCCCTATCATGTGTTgaaatttcattttatattaaaataatgagAACAATAAAAATTGAACCCTAAACCGTTTCATTATGAAGCTCTGATATCATATCGGCGCTGTTAGAACTATTTTTCTCAAGTAATTAACGTTGTATCAAAGTTAATAGTTGTTGTACTTCTCTCCTATACTTTTTGGCTCCTTTATATATACCCAACATATTCTTCCTCGTCCACCAAACAAACATTCTTTAAATTGAATCGTGAAAAATATGAGTAGATCAAGGGTCACTACATGAGTGATGAGCGGATTCTTCATTAAAAAAAGACTAAGGAATATGGTCTTTTTGTCCTCAATTCTCTTTGTCATGACACCTCTATATGTGCTCCATACATTCTGGCTGCACAACACATTACCCTGGCTCGAATGTTTTACAATGACAGAAAATGCAACCTCTTCCGATATAGCCACCAACTCCTCCAAATCTTCACTACCGCTACCACCCTCACCCTCTTTAACAGGGTTATCAAATTCCCACAAAACGGAGACGACCCAAAAACACAGTAGTCCCAAGAAACCCAGGGACTGCAGCAAGCACCCCGTCTACCACGGGGTGCGAAAGCGCAATTGGGGCAAATGGGTGTCCGAAATTCGCGAGCCACGCAAGAAATCACTCATCTGGCTTGGGACATTCGCAACCCCAGAAATGGCAGCACGAGCACACGATGTTGCGGCTCAGAGCATCAAGGGCCAGTCAGCGGTTCTCAACTTCCCTAACATAGCTGACATGCTTCCCAGACCCGCCACGTCATCACGGCATGACGTTCAAGCTGCAGCTGCAGCAGCCGCAGCCATGATTAACCTTGACCCTGCTGCGGTGGTTCAGTCATCGGTGTGTTCTGAAGGGTCATCATCAAACCCTTCAGAACTGAGCGAGATTGTTGAGCTTCCGAAAATTGAAGACTCGTTGGACTCTACAACTGATGAGTTCATGTTATATGACTGGATCGAACCAATGGGGTTAGGGGGAATAGAGTTCTATGCTTCTTTTTCCAACGAGTTATTTGTACAGCAGAGTTTTCTGAAGATGAGTTCGAGTTTGAGATGCCAATTTGGGATTGAATATTATAATACAACACGTTTCATGCATTGATTATGGCCTGGGCAACTTCGATTGAATTCAGCCCCAATCTCGCTTCGCTTTCTTTGCAGTCTGCATACTCTTGGTAGTTTAGCTTCTTGTGTTCCTTAGGAATGAAAACTGTGAATGCTTAATAAGTTTTTACCACTAATAATGTTGGTGTGTAAACAATGTAAAGTACTACACTACAACAAACTTGCCATTTAGTGACAGTAGAAAACCGTCGGTAAAGGTTAAAAAACCGTAGGTATAGCCTAAAAAAACTTATACTGACGGAAATAATTTTCGTGGTTTTTATTTCGCAAAACCGTCGGTATAGTGTATAGTGACGGAAATACCTCCGTCAGAATAATACTTTAGGATTTACCTATGAATTCTCTTCCGTTGGTATAGATAaaaaatcactaaaaaaatttgtatttagcggcggttttaaCCGCCGCAATAAGggagaaattgaaagaaaattatATGGCAGGCCTAGCTGCCCGTTCCTCTTTCCAGAGCATCTGATGCTTTCATCTATCTCGCTGGTTATATTACTGTTTGATTGCATAATAAACATCATATCTGAATCTCTAATGCATCTATTTGATAGCCAGCAGGTAATAATACCAAACACTACAACTACCTTCGGTTAAGAAACTCAAAGGAACTCTTATTACTAAATACTCTCAAGTCTACACTAACCAAAGCAAAAAATATCTAATATCACAAAACATTAACAAAAACTAGCAAAAGTGCACACAAACCAAAATATTAGCATTAAAGCAGAAAAGTCACAAACAACATTTTTTGATTAGATACACTTGAAGCACCTGCAATGAAGTCACACTTGCACTCAAGCTCTGATAAATATTGTAGATTCCTCAGTCTTGATACTTGCACAAGTTATCTATTTGCCAAGTATCTGATGCAACACAAGAACTAGAAATAGATGAAGGGAGACAAAAACTTAAATACCATTTGTCTCAAAATCAAAATACCATTTGTCGTTTGTGCAAGCTTCAACTCGCAGTTCATCAGCCACTAAAGAGAAACTTGGCCACTTCAAATCCCAAATGTCTCTATCGTATGTGTCCTTCAGCAACTACAATGGGCTATCcataattaaacaaaaaaaatgggTCTTAGATACTAATTGTAATGGAAAATAAGCAAAACCTAAAACTACTGTAAGAGAACTCAATACTCTAAGAATTAGCATTCATGAATCACATAGTTATCCAATTTAAAAGGCTGTGTACTGTAGGTGAAAAATGGCAATATAAGAATGTAATTTCTACTAGTTATGCAAGTAACAATGCTTGAAATAGATCAAAACTCAATATAGTACACAAAAATCAGAAGTGGATCATGTAAAAATTCCTTTAAAGTGTAGTCAAAATTTTCCAAACCTTGCAACTACATTTTAAACAACAAAAAGCAGAAGACGCAACCAGCGATAAAATCTGGAGAATCATATAACACATATTACCGAAGACAAAACCAAACAAGGGACTTCCAGTTTTTGCTTTGTTAAGTTTTGCATTTAACGAGTCCTGCAAGAAAAATATATTAGACAATCAAATAGAATAAACAACAATTAATAAACACCATAGGCTTCTTCAATAATCATATAAATAAAACCTGAACCAATGAAATCAATTTCGCCATTCACTTACAAGCTTATGCATATGCAttatataatttgattttaagAAACTTATACATGAAGATTAATACTATGCAAGATGTATGGTTCTTCAATCATATAAAAAATGCAGCATAACTGCAAAAGACTATCTATAACTTTTTCTTAAGTTGCTACTTGGCTGGCTTAATTTCTCCAATGAACAAGGCAAAATATTTGCAAAATCCTAGGAAAAACAACTCAGAACTGTGCACTGAACAGAATGAACAATAAGATTAATAGACAGCATACACCATTCAAATAtgcaatgaaaaataaataggaAACCACAAAGCACAAAAGCAGTTCATATAATCAGAGAAAAAGCTATTGCATCAATTTATCAATGTATAGTAGTttgaaaaataaacaattttACTTACTTTGGGAAGTAGCATCTTGGCCCCGGCAAAATATTTTCATCACCATCCACATCCATACTACCAAGAGAACACTTAGTTATGATatgttaaaataaataaatgaaatcaTACAAACTAGCATTTAGAACACCAAAGAAACCCCCAAAAAAGTCTTAAGAATAATGATAAATAAACCAGGCTTTCTCCTTGACAACTTCATGTCCTTTTCAAACCAATAAGTAAACTTAATCAGGGCAAATGAAATCAGGCATCCCAATtctatattttagaaaataaatattgcAAATATTCCTGTCAAGATTAATAGTGAGATCTTTGAACAATCAGCCTTTAATTCATGGAAACCATCAGCCTATAATTGCATATTAGCAATCTACAGCAATATTTTATAGAGCCATTGTGAGTTTGTGACTGACAAAGGAAAAAACATACAAAATACAGTAGTATGACTTACTCAAGCAAAGTACTCCACATAGCTTTGTATTTCTCATTAAGAGATGTGATCTGCTTATGCCTCAGGGACCAATTGTAATCAACAATAGCAATCTTCAATTCATCAATCCCTATCATAAGTGTAGTGTTGAATATATAAGCAAGAAGACAATCTACTATATGCTAAGACTCTACTAGCTAATATCTTATAATGCTAGAGACTACCAAAACCAAAATCTAGCTACATATTAGGTGAAAAATGTATAATTATGTCAAGTATGCAAGCTATAATGTAGAAATGCATTCCACATTACCCAACCACATAAGATACACTTACCTGAAGTGCAGCTAACATGATTTGACTGAACTGTATCACTCGATGCTAAACAAAGCGTCATCAAAACCATTCCAGTCTGAATAAAGTACACATCATAAATTAGGATTCAAGACAAAGAAGGATCGAATTAGGATTGTATTCGAGACAAGGAAGGGTCGAATTAGGGATTTATCACTATAGAATATCATGCTTCTTGGGATTTATCACTATCTTCAATTAATCGAAAGTACAAACTGTCAAAGATTAATGATACcagtgggagagagagagatagagtaaTGAATACCTAAATCGTCTCTGCAATGGTGACGATGGACGACGGCGCAACGGAGAACGGCAGAACGAAAAAGGAGGACGCCACAATGCgatagagaaagaaagaagagggGAAGAGACCACAGGATGAGCGCGGAGATGATTCATGAGCGTGGAGAGGGAGTGTGAGCGCGGCAAAGCAGGAGTGTGCAAGATGAGCGTACAGAGAGGGAGGAAGAGTGAACGAGTGAGCGGGGTTTCAAATTTTCCCCAAAATTTAGAGCGCAGAAAGTGAAAAGTTGAAAAGGGATTTTTAAATCTTATTACTAGGATTAGAACATGATTAGCTATAGCCACAGTTAATGACGTAAATGTTGGTATATAATATCTTATACCCGCGGTTTCAGTTTTGTCGCTCAAGGAATTAGTTACGGTAACATACACCCATAGGTATATCATATTTATAACCACGCTTAATGACATGTTTGTTGGTAAAAGTATTTATACCCACGCTTTTTATGTCTGTCACTAAAAATGTCCGTTGGTATATGGCAATGTTTTTGTAGTACTACTTCCGTTTCAAAACTATGGCAGTTTAAGGTTAGACTTAAATGGTCAATTGACCCTTGTAATTGTAAAGAGAATCAGTTCTGctccttgtaaaattttcgcatcaaattaaGTCCTTGAAAAACTTttattaattcaattaaggtaaAAGTGTGTTTGGGTCTGATGTGACTTGATTTTAATCccactcagcttttccacgtgactttttcatttttttcaatagTTATTCATTATATTTTATTCCAACTCATCTACTtagaccatatacaatggtAGTGATTAATTGATGTTGAGGagtgttgaggattgttgaatAGGTATAAtggttgttgaggattgttgagaGGAGAGAGGAATGACTGAAATGTTGAAGGAATTCAACAAAGTTGAGAGGAGAGAGGGACGCCACGTGGCGCCCTCTAAATGGCCCTCGCATGCGCGTGTGCTACACGCGGAGACAAGGCGCGTGACGCGCCTTGTCTCAGGAGAGAGAAACGACTTTTTCTCCTCCCCTGCCACGTGTCTGCCTCTGATTCGTTTCTCCGGATTTCGTTttcccttatcttttgaactcaattatttcatcaaaaaaaaaatttatggaaaaaaaatttataccaaaattcatgatttttttttctctataaatagagacttggttcgtttgatttggacacagaaaaaaaaccaagttttttcactctcttattatctctctcaccatcttatttatctatctattaacatttgtattgaaatggatcccaacaattaccatttcaacacccaaaattatagtctatatttaaaaaaaaattgttaagtgttaattgttttaatttaatttaaatcgataattgtaattttatgtaattataaaaacaaaaatattaaattaaataaaaatgtgaaataaaaaagtggtgggatagggtgagtggtggggtagggtgttgagagttaagtaaaaccattggagtgggtaattgttgagagtttgttgaattggagagagaagatgatgtggagtgttgggaagagaaaaaatgggATAGAAAAAgggtaaacaaaacattttttgttgaaccattgtatatggtcttAACAATTATTTTATTCCTTATTTTTAACCCTAATCtaagtttgaaaaaaaaaaccctaatctAATCTATCTTCtaagaataagaagaagaagagaaggatCTAGGGCCGCACAACCGGCCGGCGATGGAGGCCACTGTAGGGTGCGCGGTGGTGGATCTGGGATCTGGGGTGCGAGGATCTAGGATAGCTTGATTCACTAAGTTTTGAGTGGTGGTGCGATTGGTGGTTGACGACGAACGTAGCTAGTACTGGTGTCGGCGGCGGGTTTGGAGACCCAAGGAAGTGAAGTGGCTGAGAACGTAGACGATGGTGTCGGCGGCGGGTTCTGTTCCGGCGTGGTAAATGGGGTAGTGATGGTGGAGGTGTTGTCCTTGTGAGTGGAGTATCTGAGGTGCAGAAGAGTGCTTGTGGAAAGGAAGAGGGTTTGGAGGTTAGATGAG
This is a stretch of genomic DNA from Lotus japonicus ecotype B-129 chromosome 1, LjGifu_v1.2. It encodes these proteins:
- the LOC130728883 gene encoding probable ubiquitin-like-specific protease 2B codes for the protein MVLMTLCLASSDTVQSNHVSCTSGIDELKIAIVDYNWSLRHKQITSLNEKYKAMWSTLLDMDVDGDENILPGPRCYFPKTR